Proteins from one Colias croceus chromosome 22, ilColCroc2.1 genomic window:
- the LOC123701743 gene encoding retinaldehyde-binding protein 1-like has translation MATSVLQPAECRRDPKLDIADSPRLTEDERLAILEAKERETGELPPELRERARLEIREEPSLREEALAQMRHFIEKHPAIRKCRTDAPFLLRFLRTKKYSIPQACAMLERYLTIRQMYPQWFQKLDPLDPKIAAIVDAGYLVPLPKRDSEGRRVVLSCMGRFDPHAYDSTVMARVHSMMVELLLDEPRSQLLGYMHVNDEAGMQMPHVSLWSISDVKIMLNCIQNSTPMRHKRTHFVNIPHYGVKFFEFAVSLLSDKLKDRVMFHRTAEDLTKHVDASILPKEYGGTVPLKEMIEEIKRKLLKHREDLLALDDMYIDLQALGKNDLTQNIHSTAGSFRKLELD, from the exons ATGGCCACATCAGTGCTTCAACCGGCGGAATGCAGACGCGACCCGAAGCTTGATATTGCTGATTCGCCGCGACTTACTGAAGATGAACGTCTTGCCATTTTGGAAGCTAAAGAGAGGGAGACGGGAGAGTTGCCTCCAGAACTCAGGGAGAGAGCTAGGCTAGAAATACGGGAAGAGCCTAGTTTGCGGGAAGAAGCTCTTGCTCAGATGAGGCATTTTATTGAAAAGCATCCTGCTATTAGGAAGTGTAGGACTG atgcGCCATTCCTTCTCCGGTTTCTACGCACAAAGAAGTACTCAATCCCACAAGCATGTGCGATGCTCGAACGTTATTTGACTATTCGTCAAATGTATCCCCAATGGTTCCAAAAACTGGACCCGTTGGACCCTAAAATAGCAGCTATTGTTGACGCGGGATACTTGGTGCCATTGCCTAAAAGAGATTCTGAGGGTAGAAGAGTTGTTTTGTCGTGTATGG GACGCTTCGACCCCCACGCCTACGATAGCACAGTAATGGCTCGAGTTCACTCCATGATGGTCGAACTTCTGTTAGACGAGCCTCGATCTCAGCTGCTTGGCTATATGCACGTGAACGATGAGGCTGGTATGCAGATGCCACATGTGTCTTTGTGGTCTATAAGCGACGTGAAGATCATGTTGAATTGTATACAG aATTCCACACCAATGCGTCACAAGCGCACACACTTTGTCAACATACCGCATTATGGGGTTAAATTCTTCGAGTTTGCCGTTTCCCTATTAAGCGACAAGTTAAAGGACCGTGTTATG ttccACAGAACAGCAGAAGACCTCACCAAACACGTTGATGCGTCGATACTGCCAAAGGAATACGGTGGAACTGTCCCATTAAAAGAAATGATTGAAGAAATAAAGCGAAAACTTCTTAAACACAGGGAGGACTTACTCGCATTGgacgatatgtatatagatcTGCAAGCCTTGGGCAAAAATGACTTAACTCAAAACATTCATTCAACCGCTGGTTCATTCAGAAAACTCGAGTTAGATTAA